In Streptobacillus ratti, the genomic window TGCATTTATACAAAAAAATGATTTTTTACTTGATGAAAGTATAGAAGATAATATTTTGCTTGGTAGAAAAAATAGTAATATTTCTAATATTACCAGCTTATTAAATTTAAATACTCTTATAAAGGAAAATAAAAATAATTCTATTTCAGTTGGAGAAAAACAAAGAATAGATTTAGCAAGATTTCTAATAAATGATTATGATGTATTAATTTTTGATGAACCTACAAGTAATTTAGACCCAATAACAGCACTTAAAATAGAAGATTACATATTAAGTATAAAAAATAAAATAGTAATAGTGATTACACATAATCATAGTCAAGAATTACTTGAAAAATTTGATGAGATAATTGAATTATAAAAATGGGCACTCTATTGAGTTTCTAATATTACTTTTAATTTTAATACGTCAAAATAAAAATAATGGTGAGATTATTCTCGCCATTATTGATTTTTCATAGCCAAATATGGTATAATGGCTAAGAAAAAAGGAGGTGCTGTTTTGAGAAAATTTAATTATTTAAAACTTATGGAACTATCTTTACCCGTTAATATATATCATATGATTGCAAAGATACATGAATATAAGGGGAAGCAAGAACTATATGTAGAAAATTATCCAGATATTTTAGAGAAGATGATAGATGTTGCTAAAATACAAAGTACAAAGTCTTCCAATGCTATTGAAGGAATCTATACTAATGATTCAAGACTTAAAGAGTTGATGAATAAAAAATCAGAGCCTAAAAACAGGAATGAAGAAGAAATTGCTGGATATAGACATGTACTTGATATTATCCATGAAAATTATGCCTATATAGAATTTAATAAAAATGACATTTTAACACTACATAATCAACTATATTCCTATTCTTATGTAAATTACAAGGGTAAATTTAAAACTATGGATAATACCATTGTAGAAGTAGATGTTTTAGGAAATAAAAAAGTACGATTTCAGCCAGTAAGTAGTTTTGAAACGGAAAGTTATTTTGATGAAATGGTGGAAGCTTACAAAGAAGCTGTAAAAGCAAATATTCCCCCACTAATTCTGATACCTGCACTTATACATGATTTCTTATGTATTCATCCTTTTGATGATGGTAATGGGAGAATGAGTAGAATACTGACACTTCTTTTACTTTATAAGTTCGGTTATTTTGTTGGAAGATATATTAGTATAGAGATGCTTATTGAAGAAAGTAAAGATTCTTATTATAAAGAATTACAAAACTCCAGTGAAAAATGGCATACAGCAGAAAATGATGAACTTTCATTCATAAAGTA contains:
- a CDS encoding Fic family protein translates to MRKFNYLKLMELSLPVNIYHMIAKIHEYKGKQELYVENYPDILEKMIDVAKIQSTKSSNAIEGIYTNDSRLKELMNKKSEPKNRNEEEIAGYRHVLDIIHENYAYIEFNKNDILTLHNQLYSYSYVNYKGKFKTMDNTIVEVDVLGNKKVRFQPVSSFETESYFDEMVEAYKEAVKANIPPLILIPALIHDFLCIHPFDDGNGRMSRILTLLLLYKFGYFVGRYISIEMLIEESKDSYYKELQNSSEKWHTAENDELSFIKYMLGVLLKAYEECDDRFKMIGKEKLTSPERVFSVIQKSLEPLSKKDIMILCPYISQRTIERALKELQDNQKIKQVGSGKSTKYIKI